GGAGCGAGAAGAAACAAATCCACGAAATGATCGCCATAGGAATGGCGGCATTTTCGCCGTATTGTCCCGCATCTGCTCCACCTGCCGCCATAGTTGGCATAGCTGTTAGAACGAGGCAGGCAAAAGCTAATGCTTTAACTTTTACCATTTTCATAAAATTCAACCGCTAAAGGATTATAGTGCTGCAAGAAGGCAAACAACAACGCCGAAAAGTGATACACCTTCAATAAGTGCAGCAGCAACAATCATAGAACCTTTAATGTTGTCACCAGCTTCTGGTTGACGAGCGATACCTTCCATTGCTGAAGCAGCAAGTTTACCAATACCGAGGCCAGCGCCTACAGCTACGATACCAGCACCGATTGCAGCGCCAGCTTTAGGACCAATGAGTTGTGTACCAGTTACAGCAGCTTCAGCAGCTTGAGCGAGGATAGAGTTGAACATGTTAGTTCTCCGTTTTTTTTATTTTTGTTTTTGTTATTTTGTATTGCTTAAGAATCTTGTTTTTCAAGAAAGGGGATTAGTGAGCGTGCTCTTCATCATGATCGTGGTGAGGATGTGCGTGGTGGAACATCTCGCCAATGAATAGAGCCGCAAGGAAAGTGAATACGTATGCTTGAAGGAAACCAACAAATACTTCGAGAGCGTAGATGCCGATTGCAATTGGGTAAGCTAAAATTGCGTAGTAGCTGAATACGTAGAGGAGTGCCATGATAGAGAAAAGGACGATGTGACCCGCAAGCATATTAGCGAATAGACGAATTGTGAGTGAAACACATTTAACGACGAGGCCAATCATCTCTAATGGAGTGAGAAGGAGCAGTACCCAGCCAGGAACACCTGGGGGCATGAAAGCTTTGATGAAGTTAACAGGACCGTATTTGATCGCTACAACTAAAGTCATGCAAAGGAAAACGATGAGTGCGAGTGAGCCAGTGATCCAGAAAGTACCTGTTGCAGTAGCGTTACCAGGAATGAGGCCGAGAAGGTTTGAGCCGAGGATGAGGAAGAAGAGTGAGCAGAAGAAAGGAGTCCAAGCTTTGCCGTCTTTTTCGCCCATGTTCTTTACGGCGATTTCGTCGCGAACGTAAATAACGAAGGGTTCGAGGAAGTTTGTGAGACCAGTAGGAGTTTTTTGCTTCTTATTATAGAGGACACCAAAAAGGATTAAGGTGATAACTGCAGAAAGGATTAAAAAGAAAGACTGCGTTGTGAAGTTGTTGCTAAAGATGTTAGGACCTTCGCCAAAGCCAGCTGGTGACCAGTGTTTACCGGCGAGAGACATGTGATCTTTAATCCAAAAGATGATGGCATCCATCTTGGTGGGGTGATTTTGGCCTGAAGCCGCAAGGAGTGTATTTAATACGTTCATGCTAGTTTACTTTTTTTGAGATGTTATTTTTATATGAAATTGTTTCAAATACCATGCTTGAGCTATAGCCAATCAAGAAGGCGAAGCAAGCAAATTTGGGATCTGTCAAGATTTGTGTAAAGAGGGCGATTGCGAGGATCGCAATAAGTAAAAATGATTTGGCAAG
The Lentisphaera araneosa HTCC2155 genome window above contains:
- a CDS encoding ATP synthase F0 subunit C; this encodes MFNSILAQAAEAAVTGTQLIGPKAGAAIGAGIVAVGAGLGIGKLAASAMEGIARQPEAGDNIKGSMIVAAALIEGVSLFGVVVCLLAAL
- the atpB gene encoding F0F1 ATP synthase subunit A; protein product: MNVLNTLLAASGQNHPTKMDAIIFWIKDHMSLAGKHWSPAGFGEGPNIFSNNFTTQSFFLILSAVITLILFGVLYNKKQKTPTGLTNFLEPFVIYVRDEIAVKNMGEKDGKAWTPFFCSLFFLILGSNLLGLIPGNATATGTFWITGSLALIVFLCMTLVVAIKYGPVNFIKAFMPPGVPGWVLLLLTPLEMIGLVVKCVSLTIRLFANMLAGHIVLFSIMALLYVFSYYAILAYPIAIGIYALEVFVGFLQAYVFTFLAALFIGEMFHHAHPHHDHDEEHAH